A stretch of Argiope bruennichi chromosome 10, qqArgBrue1.1, whole genome shotgun sequence DNA encodes these proteins:
- the LOC129988426 gene encoding zinc finger TRAF-type-containing protein 1-B-like isoform X2, translating into MADDNAQLSTNDRNDSGTTSPSEEQDVTESRAKKFKSNEDEEPLEERLHGILCCAVCLDLPKSAVYQCRNGHLMCSECFNHLLADAHLKLVPSVCPTCRTVINKEVCVRNLVVEKAVAEMPMTCPNCSMKFPRCLQDVHDNQLCQERYTWCCYYRIGCPWGGPFKKKAEHEKKCLQPTKDGTEIKQAIPNMFLPVKSNGRNHLCDYLSFEKIACNDLQFLGPYRTDEFFIRFETFRFSAFNMEWEVRAHVNNNEVDPTLSCERTLSYALLLRDSVDRTINMHYTVVKGPLGEMKLHPHIEEFRFSDTTPESHYALLPLEDSSECYKLLSGTIRFRLIMFWDDTAYVDNNL; encoded by the exons ATGGCGGATGATAATGCACAGTTATCAACAAATGACCGAAATGATTCTGGCACTACAAGTCCATCTGAAGAACAAGATGTGACTGAATCTAGagctaaaaaattcaaatcaaatgaaGACGAAGAACCCCTTGAAGAACGGCTACACGGAATCTTATGTTGTGCTGTTTGTTTAGATTTGCCAAAATCTGCAGTTTATCAG tgtAGAAATGGACATTTGATGTGCTCTGAATGCTTTAATCATCTTCTTGCTGATGCACATTTAAAATTGGTACCATCTGTGTGTCCTACTTGCCGAACAGTCATCAATAAAGAAGTATGTGTTCGTAACCTGGTTGTGGAAAAAGCAGTTGCAGAAATGCCCATGACATGCCCAAATTGCTCAATGAAATTTCCTCGTTGCTTACAGGATGTTCATGACAATCAGCTATGCCAAGAAAG atatacatGGTGTTGCTACTATCGTATTGGATGTCCATGGGGTGGACCTTTTAAGAAAAAGGCTGAACAtgagaaaaaatgtttacaaCCAACGAAGGATGGCACAGAAATAAAGCAAGCAATTCCAAATATGTTTTTGCCTGTGAAGTCGAATGGAAGGAATCACTTGTGTGATTACTTATCATTTGAAAAGATTGCATGCAATG ATTTGCAGTTTCTTGGACCTTACCGTACAGAtgaattttttattcgatttgaAACCTTTCGATTCTCTGCATTTAATATGGAATGGGAAGTCAGAGCTCATGTTAATAACAATGAAGTGGATCCTACTCTTTCTTGTGAAAGAACTTTAAGCTATGCCTTATTATTGAGGGATTCTGTTGATAG GACAATTAACATGCATTATACTGTTGTAAAAGGCCCACTAGGTGAAATGAAACTGCATCCTCACATAGAAGAATTCAGATTTAGTGATACAACTCCTGAATCACATTATGCTTTGCTCCCTCTTGAAGATTCATCTGAATGTTACAAACTTCTTTCTGGGACCATAAGATTTAGGCTAATTATGTTTTGGGATGATACTGCTTATGTggataataatttataa
- the LOC129988426 gene encoding zinc finger TRAF-type-containing protein 1-B-like isoform X1: MRNRNSPQYLNWIRSVRFDSRVPDPASFTTIINKSSGTDRKNTHIMADDNAQLSTNDRNDSGTTSPSEEQDVTESRAKKFKSNEDEEPLEERLHGILCCAVCLDLPKSAVYQCRNGHLMCSECFNHLLADAHLKLVPSVCPTCRTVINKEVCVRNLVVEKAVAEMPMTCPNCSMKFPRCLQDVHDNQLCQERYTWCCYYRIGCPWGGPFKKKAEHEKKCLQPTKDGTEIKQAIPNMFLPVKSNGRNHLCDYLSFEKIACNDLQFLGPYRTDEFFIRFETFRFSAFNMEWEVRAHVNNNEVDPTLSCERTLSYALLLRDSVDRTINMHYTVVKGPLGEMKLHPHIEEFRFSDTTPESHYALLPLEDSSECYKLLSGTIRFRLIMFWDDTAYVDNNL; the protein is encoded by the exons ATGCGAAATCGAAACTCACCACAGTATTTGAATTGGATTCGATCCGTCAGATTTGATTCGAGAGTGCCAGATCCTGCAAGTTTTACTACAATAATAAACAAGAGTTCTGGAACTGACAGAAAG AATACACATATAATGGCGGATGATAATGCACAGTTATCAACAAATGACCGAAATGATTCTGGCACTACAAGTCCATCTGAAGAACAAGATGTGACTGAATCTAGagctaaaaaattcaaatcaaatgaaGACGAAGAACCCCTTGAAGAACGGCTACACGGAATCTTATGTTGTGCTGTTTGTTTAGATTTGCCAAAATCTGCAGTTTATCAG tgtAGAAATGGACATTTGATGTGCTCTGAATGCTTTAATCATCTTCTTGCTGATGCACATTTAAAATTGGTACCATCTGTGTGTCCTACTTGCCGAACAGTCATCAATAAAGAAGTATGTGTTCGTAACCTGGTTGTGGAAAAAGCAGTTGCAGAAATGCCCATGACATGCCCAAATTGCTCAATGAAATTTCCTCGTTGCTTACAGGATGTTCATGACAATCAGCTATGCCAAGAAAG atatacatGGTGTTGCTACTATCGTATTGGATGTCCATGGGGTGGACCTTTTAAGAAAAAGGCTGAACAtgagaaaaaatgtttacaaCCAACGAAGGATGGCACAGAAATAAAGCAAGCAATTCCAAATATGTTTTTGCCTGTGAAGTCGAATGGAAGGAATCACTTGTGTGATTACTTATCATTTGAAAAGATTGCATGCAATG ATTTGCAGTTTCTTGGACCTTACCGTACAGAtgaattttttattcgatttgaAACCTTTCGATTCTCTGCATTTAATATGGAATGGGAAGTCAGAGCTCATGTTAATAACAATGAAGTGGATCCTACTCTTTCTTGTGAAAGAACTTTAAGCTATGCCTTATTATTGAGGGATTCTGTTGATAG GACAATTAACATGCATTATACTGTTGTAAAAGGCCCACTAGGTGAAATGAAACTGCATCCTCACATAGAAGAATTCAGATTTAGTGATACAACTCCTGAATCACATTATGCTTTGCTCCCTCTTGAAGATTCATCTGAATGTTACAAACTTCTTTCTGGGACCATAAGATTTAGGCTAATTATGTTTTGGGATGATACTGCTTATGTggataataatttataa